The genomic interval CGCCAATCGGATCAACTCGGCCTCGCTCATGTCGTGAATGCTCGACGCGGTGTGCCGCTCGGGCGGCGGGCTGTCCCCGGCCAGTTCGAGCAGCCGATCGAGTAGTCCCGCCGCGCGCAGCGTCTCGGTCGGGATCGCGGCGATCGCCGCCCGGATCCGGTCGTCGTCGCCGGCCGGGCCGGTGTCACCGAGCAGGCCGGTGACGAACTCGGCCATGGCGGTGGGTGTCGGGTGGTCGAAGGCGACCGTGGCCGGCAGCGACAGGCCCGTCGCGGCGCGCACGCGGTTGCGTAGTTCGACCGCGCTCAGTGAGTCGAATCCGAGGTCCAGGAACGGACGGTGCGGGTCGACGTCGGTCGCGTCGGGATAGCCGAGCACGGTGGCGGCCTCGGCGGTGACGATATCGAGCACGGCCCGCAATCGTTGCTTTCCGGTCAGTCCGGCGAAGCCGGCGCGCGGTGCGCGGTCGCTGGTGGCGACGGGCCGGACGGGCCTGCGCACCAGCCGTTCCAGGATCGGCGGCACGAAACCGCCACGCTCGAGCGCCGCCTCGTCCAGCCGGGCGGCGACCGCGACCGCCAGGTCGGACTCCAGCACGCCGTCGAGAATCGACAGCGCCTGCGCGGCGGGCATTTCCAGCAGGCCCGCCCGAGCCATCCGCCGCCGGTCGGTCCCGGCCAGTCGCCCGGCCATCCCGTCGCCCGCCCACGGCCCCCAGGCGATGGAGGTGGCGGGAAGGCCGCGTGCGCGGCGGTATTCGGCGAGGGCGTCGAGAACGGCGTTGGCGGCGGCGTAGTTGCCCTGGCCCGGCCCGCCCAGCACACCCGACACCGAGGAGAACAGGACGAACAGCGACAGGTCGAGGTCGGCGGTGAGTTCGTGCAGATGCCAGGCCCCGACCGCCTTGGGGGCGAACACCTTCGCGATCCGCTCGGCGTCCAGCGACTGCACCACCGCGTCGTCGAGCACGCCCGCGGCGTGCACCACACCCGACAGCGGCGCATCGGCCGGCACGGTGGCGAGCGCCTTGCGCAGCGATTCGCGGTCGGCGACATCGCACGACTCGATGCGCACGGTCGCTCCGGCGGCGGCCAGCTCGGCGGCCAGCTCCGCCGCACCGTCGGCCGAGGGGCCACTTCGGCTGAGCAGCAACAGGTTCCGGGCGCGGGACGCACGCACCAGGTGGCGCGCGACGGTCGCGCCGAGACCGCCGGTGCCGCCGGTGATCACCACCGTGCCCGGGATCGCCCCGGGGCCGGAGTCCGATAGTCGCGCGCGGGCGAGCCGCGGCGCCCACGCCGCGCCGCCGCGCACCGCCAGCTCCGGCTCGCCCGCCGCGAGCAGTACGGCCGGATCGATGTCGTCGGTATCCACGTCGGCGACGACGATCCGGTCGGGATTCTCCGCCCGCGCCGCGCGCGCCAGACCCCATACCGCGGCACCGGCGAGGTCGGCGATCGACTCGCCCGGCAGCGCCACCGCGCCGCGGGTCACCACCAGCAGCCGGGTGTCGGTGAGGCCGGGCGTCGACAGCCAGCGCTGCATCGTGCGCACCAGGCGGGCCGTCCGGTCGGCGGCTGCCGCGAGATCCGGTTCGGCCGCGGCGACGCAGCGGACGACGATCACGTCGGCGGCCGCGGTCACGTCGTCCGCGCCGGTCCATTCCACGACCGACAGGTGCGCGGACGGCGGCAGCGGCCGCCGCGTCCACTCCAGACGGTAGACCGACTCCTGGTGCGCGGCAACGGGTTCGGTGCGGTCGAGGGCGGGCGGGCGGCCTGCCACCGAGCGCGCCGTGAGCACCGGCCGGCCCGCCGCGTCGGCGATCCGCACGGTCATGTTCGACGCGTCGCCCGACAGCGCGACCCGCAGCCGCGCCGCTCCCGCGGCGTGCAGGGTGACCCCGCTCCACGCGAAGGGCACGAGCGGCTCGGCGGTCGCGGCGAGCCCGACGTGCAGCGCCGCGTCCAGCAGCGCCGGGTGCAGGCCGAACGCCGCGTGCTCGGCGGCGACGGCGGCGGGCAGGGCGACCTCGGCGAACCACTCGCCGCCCCGCCGCCACGCGGCCGTCACGCCGCGGAACGACGCGCCGTAGGCGTAACCGCGAGCGGACAGGTCCCGGTACAGGTCGTCGGCGTCGATCGGTTCGGCGGCGACGGGCGGCCACTGCGCGAATTCGCCGTCCGCCGCGCCCGGTTCCCTGCCGAGCAACCCGCGGGCGTGCGGCGTCCATTCCCCGCGCCCGCCCGCGCCACCGGAATAGATTGTCACCACGCGCCCGTCGGTAGTCTCCGCCTCGGCCACGACCCGGATCTCCAGCCCTTCGTCGGGCACCCGGACCGGGGCTTCCAGCGTGAGTTCCCGCAACGTCGCGTATCCCACGTCGTCACCCGTGCGAATCGCCAAGTCCACCAGGGCCGTTCCGGGCAGCACGGCCGTGCCGAACACCCGGTGGTCGGCCAGCCAGGGCTGAGCCGCCGGGGAGATCCGGCCGGTGTAGATCACCGCGCCGCTCCCGGGATCGTCCAGCGCCGCCGACAGCATCGGGTGCTCGATCGGCCGCATACCCGGCCCGGCCGCACCGGCGGCCGACCACCAGTAGCGCCGGTGCTGGAACGCGTAGGTGGGCAGGTCGATCGGACCGGACGACGCCCCGGAGAAGTAGCGCGACCAGCGCACCTCGGCGCCCGCCACGAAGGCGCGGGCGACACCCTCGACGACGGTGTCGGTCTCCGGCCGCCCGGCGCGCAGCACGGGCACGACGGCCGCCGCGTCGACCGCCTCGGCGATCAGCGCCGACAGACCACCGTCGGGTCCGACCTCGACGAACCGGGTGACGCCGGCGGCCGAGAGGGCTCGCAGCGCGGTGTCGAATCGTACCGTCTCGCGGACGTGCCGGACCCAGTACGCGGCGGTGCCGTAGCCCGCACCGCCCACTTCGCCGGTCACGGTGGAGACGATCGGTATACGCGGTGCGGCCGTGGCGATCCCGGCGATCGCGTGGGCGAACTCGTCGAGCATGGGTTCCATCAGCGCCGAGTGGAAGGCGTGCGACACCCGCAGGCGCGAGGTCTTGCGGCCGCGGGCGGCGAACCGCGCGGCGAGGTCGCCGACCGGTCCGGAGTCGCCCGAGATCACCACCGCGTCGGGGCCGTTGATCGCGGCGATCTCCACGCCGTCCACCAGCTGCGCCGTGATCTCGGCCGCGGCCGCCCGCACCGCGACCATGGCGCCGCGCGAGGGCAGCGCCTGCATGAGCCGGCCCCGCGCGGCGACCAGGGTCACCGCGTCATCGAGCGACAGCACACCGGCGACATGCGCCGCGGCGATCTCACCGACGGAATGCCCCATGACGAAATCCGGCGTCAGGCCCCAGGATTCGAGCAGCCGGTACAGCGCGACCGCCATCGCGAACAATCCGGCCTGCACATATCCGGTCCGGTCCAGCTGTTCCCGGTCGGTACCCCAGACCACCTCGGCCAGTGCGATGTCGGCGTCGCGCCGCAGCGCCGCGACCACCTCGTCCCATGCCGCGGCGAAAACCGGTGACCTCTCGTACAGTTCGCGTCCCATGCCGAGCCGCTGCGAGCCCTGCCCGGCGAACACGAAGGCGGTCGTGCCCGGAACCACCTGTCCCGCTATCACATTCGCCGTTCGCTCACCGGCCGACAGCGCCGTGGCGGCCGCGCGCAACTCCGTTCGCCCCGTGCCGAGCAGAACCGCGCGGTGCTCGAACGCCGAGCGCCGGGCCAGCGCCGCGCCGACGTCGGCGGGGGCGAGTTCGGTTCGGACGTCGAGGTATTCGGCCAGCCGCCGGGCCTGGCCGAGCAACGCCCCCTCGGTCCGGCCCGTGAGCATCCACGGGATCCGGGGCAGGGCCGCCACCGGCCGCGCCGGAGTTTCGGCCGCCGCGTCCGGCGCCTGTTCGAGCACGACGTGTGCGTTGGTGCCGGACAGCCCGAAGGAGGACACGGCCGCGCGGCGCGGCCGGTCCCCGCCGTCCCATCGCTGGGCCCGGGTCGGCAATGCCACCGCGCCCGCCGACCAGTCGATGTGCGGTGAGGGCGGGTCGGCGTGCAGGGTCGGCGGGAGGGTGGCGTGCCGCATGGCCAGGACCATTTTCATCACGCCCGCCACGCCCGCGGCCGCCTGGGTGTGTCCCATGTTCGATTTGATCGACCCCAGCCATACCGGCCGGTCCGCCGGGCGGTCCCGCCCGTAGGTGGCGAGAACAGCGTGCGCCTCGATCGGGTCGCCGAGCGTGGTCCCGGTGCCGTGCGCCTCGACGACGTCGATATCGGCCGCGGTCAGGCGGGCGGCGGCCAGCGCCGCGTGGATCACGCGCTGCTGCGCGGGACCGTTGGGTGCGGTCAAGCCGTTGCTCGCGCCGTCCTGGTTGACCGCCGAGCCGCGCAGCACCGCCAGCACGTCGTGGCCGTGGCGGCGGGCGTCGCGCAACCGCTCGAGTACCAGGATGCCGACGCCTTCGGACAGGCCCACGCCGTCGGCGCCCGCGCCGAAGGATTTGCACCGGCCGTCGGGCGCCAGCCCTTGCTGGCGCGAGAAGCCCAGCAGCATACCGGGAGTCGACATCACGGTGACGCCGCCCGCGAGGGCCAGCGCGCATTCCCCGGCGCGCAGCGACTGGGCCGCGACGTGCAGTGCCACCAGCGAGGAGGAGCACGCCGTGTCCACCGCGATCGCCGGACCGGTCAGGCCGAGCGTGTAGGACACCCGGCCCGGCAGCACCGAACCGCCGTTGGTGGTCAGCAGATAGTCGGCGATCTCGGCCGGCGCTTCGCTCATGCGCGGCAGGTAGTCCCAGGAGAACGAGCCGATGAACACGCCGGTGTCACTGCCGCGCAACGCCTTCGGATCCAGGCCCGACCGTTCGACCGCCTCCCACGACACCTCGAGTACCTGCCGCTGCTGCGGGTCCATGATCCGCGCCTCGCGGGGGCCGATACCGAAGAAGCCCGCGTCGAACTGCGCGACGTCGGCCAGGAAGCCGCCGTATCGGGTGGAGGTGCGCCCGGCCCGGCCCGGCTCGGGATCGAACAGCGCCGGATCCCAGCCGCGGTCCGCCGGAAACTCACCGATCACGTCCTGCCCCGCGGCGACCATCTCCCACAGCTGTTCCGGCGTGCGGACGCCGCCCGGGAAGCGGCACCCCATGCCGAGGATCGCGATCGGTTCCGCGGGCCGGGAACGCAATTCGTCGTTCTCGCGCTGTAGCGCGTGGTTGTCCTTGACCGCGACGCGCAGCGCGGCGAGCAGTTCCTCGTCGGTGGTCACCGTCACTCACCACCAGTCGTTCGGCGCGGCCCGGAGAGGACGTGGCGGACCAGCGCTCCGGCGTCCATGCTGTCGAACTCCGTGGTCCCGGAATCGGTTTCGAGCGGCACATCGGCCGCGGTCCCGCTGTCGCCGGTCTCCGGGTGCCCGAGGCCGAGTTCGGTGACGAGGTGATCGGCCAGTTGCTCGGGCGTGGGGTGGTCGAAGACGAGCGTGACCGGCAGCGGCAGCCCGGTCTCGGACCGGATGCGTTCGCGGAACTCCATGGCGCTGAGCGAGTCGAATCCCAGATCCTGGAAGGTCGACTGCACCGGTACCTCAGCGCTCGAGCGGTAGGACAGCACCGCGGCGACGACGCCGCGCACCAGTTCCCGCAACTCGTGCCGTCGCCGCGCGGTGGTGAGCGGCCGGAGTCGCTCGCGCAGGGCCGCTTCCCGGTCCGGCGCGGCGGCGACCGCGCGGGGCGGGGCGGACGCGAGACCGCGCAGCTGCGCCGGGAGTTCGCCGGTCCGCGTCCGCAGGGTGGCCCGGTCGACCGCCATGGGAACGACGACCGGCGCGTCGGCCGCCAGTGCGGCGTCGAGCAGTCGCAGCCCGGCCGCCGTCGGCAGCGGCGCGATGCCCTGCCGCCGGATGCGCCGGGCCTGCTGCTCGCTCACCTCGGCGCCCATGCGGGCGTCCGCCCACGGACCCCACGCGAGCGAGGTCGCGGCGAGCCCGTGCGCACGGCGGTGCGCGGCGAGTGCGTCGAGGAAGACATTGGCCGCCGCATAGCCGCCCTGGCCACCGGCGAGGATCAGTCCGCCGACGGAGGAGAACAGCACGAACAGCGCCAGGTCGCGGTCGCGGGTCAGTTCGTGCAGATGCCAGGCCCCGTCGGCCTTCGAGCGCAGCGTGGTGTCCAGCCGGTCGGCGGTGAGCCCCGCGACGATGCCGGTGTCGAAAACACCTGCGGCGTGGATGATTCCGGTGAGCGGGCGGTCGCCGGGAATGTCGGCCAGGACTCGGCCGAGCGCGTCCCGGTCCGCGACGTCGCAGGAGACGATGCGGACGCGGGCGCCCATGCCGGTCAGCTCGGCGGCCAATTCTCCGGCGCCCGGGGCGGATTCGCCGCGGCGGCCGACCAGCACGAGGCTGCGCGCGCCGTGGGCCTCGACCAGGTGGCGGGCGGCGAGCGCGCCCAGAACCCCGGTGCCGCCGGTGATCAGCACGGTGCCCGCGCGGAGCGGCTCGGCCGGAAGTGGCCGCGCGGCGGTGTTTTCGGTGCCCGGCAGCACCGACAGCCGCGGCGCCCACATCTGGCCGTCGCGCGCGATCAGCTCCGGTTCGCCGGTGGCCGCGAGCCGGGCGGGGTCGACGGTATCGTCGGTGTCCGCCAGCATGATCCGGCCCGGATGTTCGGCCTGGGCCGATCGCACCAGGCCCCACACCGGCGCGGCGGCGAGATCGTGGATGTCCTCGCCGGGCCGCGCGACCGCGCCGCGGGTGACCACCAGCAGGCGGGGCGCACCAGGGTCGGCGGACCACCGCCGCACGACGTCGAGGGCCTCGGCGAGCCGATCTCGCATACCGCGCAACGGCTCCGTACCGCCGGAAGCGAACTGGACCGTGACGACATCGCCGTCCGTGGCGGGCCATTCGCTCAGGTGGTGGCCGGTGGCCTCGGCTGCCGGGACGGGCTGCCAGACCGTGGTGAACAGCGCGCCCCGCACTCGGGCCGAGGCGTTCAGCTGGTCCGCTGCGACCGGTCGCCCCGTGAGGGATTCGACCGTCAGCACCGGATTGCCGGACGGGTCCACCGCCCGCAGCGACATCCGGCCGGGGCCCTGGCGGACGCCCGTGGCGCGCAGTTCGCTCGCGTGCGCGGCGTGCAGGGTCACGCCCGTCCAGACGAAGGGCAGCACCAGGTCGCCGCCTTCGAGCAGTGACGGATGCGTGGCGGCGTCGAGCAGTGCCGGGTGGACGAGATGGGCGCTCGCGCCGGTGGCCGCCGCGTCGGGCAGCGCCACCTCGGCGAAGGAGCGCTCCCCGCGCCGCCAGGCCGCGCGGACACCGCGGAAGGCCGGGCCGTAGTCGTAGCCGAGCCCGGCCAGGGCGTCGTAGGCGCCGCCGAGCTCGACCGGCGCGGCGCCGGGTGGCGGCCACGGCGCCGAATCGGGCTGTGGGACAGCCGGTGCGGTGACGGTCAAGGTTCCTTCGGCGTGCGTCGTCCAGTCGTCCGCGTCGTCGCGCCGCGCGGAGATCCGCAGCGATCGTTCGCCCGCGACGATGTCGCGCACGAGCACGTGCAGCCGCACGGCGGCATCGGGCGGGATCGGCAGCGGGGCGTGCAGGGTCAGTTCCCGGATGGTGGCGCAGCCCACCTCGTCCGCAGCGCGCAGGGCCAGTTCCACGAAGGCGGTGCCCGGCAGCAGCGCTTGCCCGAGAATCGCGTGGTCGGCCAGCCACGGGTGGGTGGCGAGGGAGATCCGTCCGGTCAGCCGGACCTCCCCGGATCCCGGTTCGTCGAGGGCCGCCGACAGCAGCGAGTGGTCGATCGGGCGCTGCCCGTGCCCGGTGGCGTCCCCGGTCGTGGGGCGGGCCTGCCAGTAGGTGCGGTGTTCGAAGGGATAGGTCGGCAGTGCCACGCCGTGGGGTCTGCGGGGGTAGAGGGCGGTCCAGTCGACGGTGTGTCCCGAGGTGTGCAGCGCGCCGAGCGCCTCCTGTACCGATCGGGGCTCGGGCCGGTCCCGCCGCAGCAGGGCGATCGTGGTGGCGGCGGGCGCGGTCTCGGTGATGTGGCCGATCAGGCCGCTGGGCGGGCCGATCTCGAGGTAGCGGGTGACCCGCCGGTCGGCGAGGGTCGCGATGCCGCGGGCGAATCGGACGGTGTCGCGGACGTGGCGTACCCAGTAGTCGGCGGTGCCGTAGTCGCCGTCGGCGAGGTCGCCGGTCAGGTTGGCGGCCAGGGGGATACGCGCGGGGGCGGGGGTGACACCGGCCAGCGCGGTGCGCAGCTCGCCGAGCACCGGGGTCATGGCGGCGGAGTGGAAGGCGTGCGACACGGTGAGCGCCCGGGTGCGGTAACCGGCTGTGGCCGCGCGCTTTTCGACTCCGCCGAGCGCGTCGTCCGGTCCCGCGACGACGGTCGCGGCGGGGCCGTTGACCGCGGCGATCTCCACCTCCTCGGTCAGCAACGGCGCCACGTCCTGCTCGGCGGCGTGGACGGCGAGCATGGACCCGCCGGGCGGCAGCGATTCCATGAGCCGGGCGCGGGCCGTGACGACGGTGGCGGCGTCGGCCAGCGTCAGCACCCCGGCGACGTGGGCGGCGGCGATCTCACCGAGGGAATGTCCGATCACGAATTCCGGTACCACGCGCCATGATTCGAGCAGCCGGAAGGTGGCCACGTGCAGCGCGAACAACGCCGTTTGAGCGTGCAGGGTGCGAGTGAGATCGTCGGGCCGCTCACCCCACGCGATGTCGCGGACCCTCAGGCCGAGCGCTTCCTCGACCTCGTCCCAGGCCGCGGCGAACACCGGGTGGGCCGCATGGAGTTGCCGTCCCATCCCGAGGCGCTGCGAGCCCTGGCCGGTGAACACGAACGCCGTCTTCCCGGCGGTGCCGGTAGCGGCGTGCGCGTCGAGATCGGCCAGGCCGTCGAGCAGTTCGGCCGTGCTGTCACCGGTGATCACCGCGCGATGCTCGAACGCCGTGCGCCGGGCCAGTGCCGCGGCGACGTCGGCGGCGTCGAGGGCGGGATTGTCGCCGAGGTGCTCGCGTAGCCGGGCGGCCTGCGCGGACAGGGCATTCCGGGTGCGGGCGGACAGCGACCACGCCACGATGGGCGGGCGCTCGGGGCGCGCCGGGCGTTCCGGGCGCGGTGGCTGTTCGAGAATGACGTGGGCGTTGGTGCCGGAGATCCCGAACGACGACACCGCCGCCCGGCGCGGACGCCCCAGATCCGGCCACGGCCGCTGCTCGGTCAGCAACCGCACATGCCCCGACGACCAATCCACATGCGGCGTCGGCGCATCCACATG from Nocardia wallacei carries:
- a CDS encoding type I polyketide synthase codes for the protein MTTDEELLAALRVAVKDNHALQRENDELRSRPAEPIAILGMGCRFPGGVRTPEQLWEMVAAGQDVIGEFPADRGWDPALFDPEPGRAGRTSTRYGGFLADVAQFDAGFFGIGPREARIMDPQQRQVLEVSWEAVERSGLDPKALRGSDTGVFIGSFSWDYLPRMSEAPAEIADYLLTTNGGSVLPGRVSYTLGLTGPAIAVDTACSSSLVALHVAAQSLRAGECALALAGGVTVMSTPGMLLGFSRQQGLAPDGRCKSFGAGADGVGLSEGVGILVLERLRDARRHGHDVLAVLRGSAVNQDGASNGLTAPNGPAQQRVIHAALAAARLTAADIDVVEAHGTGTTLGDPIEAHAVLATYGRDRPADRPVWLGSIKSNMGHTQAAAGVAGVMKMVLAMRHATLPPTLHADPPSPHIDWSAGAVALPTRAQRWDGGDRPRRAAVSSFGLSGTNAHVVLEQAPDAAAETPARPVAALPRIPWMLTGRTEGALLGQARRLAEYLDVRTELAPADVGAALARRSAFEHRAVLLGTGRTELRAAATALSAGERTANVIAGQVVPGTTAFVFAGQGSQRLGMGRELYERSPVFAAAWDEVVAALRRDADIALAEVVWGTDREQLDRTGYVQAGLFAMAVALYRLLESWGLTPDFVMGHSVGEIAAAHVAGVLSLDDAVTLVAARGRLMQALPSRGAMVAVRAAAAEITAQLVDGVEIAAINGPDAVVISGDSGPVGDLAARFAARGRKTSRLRVSHAFHSALMEPMLDEFAHAIAGIATAAPRIPIVSTVTGEVGGAGYGTAAYWVRHVRETVRFDTALRALSAAGVTRFVEVGPDGGLSALIAEAVDAAAVVPVLRAGRPETDTVVEGVARAFVAGAEVRWSRYFSGASSGPIDLPTYAFQHRRYWWSAAGAAGPGMRPIEHPMLSAALDDPGSGAVIYTGRISPAAQPWLADHRVFGTAVLPGTALVDLAIRTGDDVGYATLRELTLEAPVRVPDEGLEIRVVAEAETTDGRVVTIYSGGAGGRGEWTPHARGLLGREPGAADGEFAQWPPVAAEPIDADDLYRDLSARGYAYGASFRGVTAAWRRGGEWFAEVALPAAVAAEHAAFGLHPALLDAALHVGLAATAEPLVPFAWSGVTLHAAGAARLRVALSGDASNMTVRIADAAGRPVLTARSVAGRPPALDRTEPVAAHQESVYRLEWTRRPLPPSAHLSVVEWTGADDVTAAADVIVVRCVAAAEPDLAAAADRTARLVRTMQRWLSTPGLTDTRLLVVTRGAVALPGESIADLAGAAVWGLARAARAENPDRIVVADVDTDDIDPAVLLAAGEPELAVRGGAAWAPRLARARLSDSGPGAIPGTVVITGGTGGLGATVARHLVRASRARNLLLLSRSGPSADGAAELAAELAAAGATVRIESCDVADRESLRKALATVPADAPLSGVVHAAGVLDDAVVQSLDAERIAKVFAPKAVGAWHLHELTADLDLSLFVLFSSVSGVLGGPGQGNYAAANAVLDALAEYRRARGLPATSIAWGPWAGDGMAGRLAGTDRRRMARAGLLEMPAAQALSILDGVLESDLAVAVAARLDEAALERGGFVPPILERLVRRPVRPVATSDRAPRAGFAGLTGKQRLRAVLDIVTAEAATVLGYPDATDVDPHRPFLDLGFDSLSAVELRNRVRAATGLSLPATVAFDHPTPTAMAEFVTGLLGDTGPAGDDDRIRAAIAAIPTETLRAAGLLDRLLELAGDSPPPERHTASSIHDMSEAELIRLALGTAELEQ
- a CDS encoding type I polyketide synthase, whose protein sequence is MTTDNDKYVRYLKRTAVELRQLRERNRELENAWCEPLAVVGVGCRFPGGVVSGEGLWGVVSGGCDVVGGFPVDRGWGEVFDPVPGVVGRSYVGCGGFVAGVGGFDAGFFGVSPREAVGLDPQQRLVLEVGWEALEVGGFDPWGLRGGGVGVFAGVMYHDYGLVGQAGSLVSGRLAYVLGLRGPAVSVDTACSSSLVALHAAGLSLRAGECGLALVVGVTVLATPEVFVEFSRQRGLAPDGRCKSYSASADGTVWSEGVGVLVVEKLSDALRNDHEIFAVVKGSAVNQDGASNGLTAPNGPAQQQVIRAALANAGLSVTDIDVVEGHGTGTTLGDPIEADAILATYGQRDFSGEPLWLGSVKSNMGHTQAAAGVAGVIKMIHAMRHGVLPKTLHVDAPTPHVDWSSGHVRLLTEQRPWPDLGRPRRAAVSSFGISGTNAHVILEQPPRPERPARPERPPIVAWSLSARTRNALSAQAARLREHLGDNPALDAADVAAALARRTAFEHRAVITGDSTAELLDGLADLDAHAATGTAGKTAFVFTGQGSQRLGMGRQLHAAHPVFAAAWDEVEEALGLRVRDIAWGERPDDLTRTLHAQTALFALHVATFRLLESWRVVPEFVIGHSLGEIAAAHVAGVLTLADAATVVTARARLMESLPPGGSMLAVHAAEQDVAPLLTEEVEIAAVNGPAATVVAGPDDALGGVEKRAATAGYRTRALTVSHAFHSAAMTPVLGELRTALAGVTPAPARIPLAANLTGDLADGDYGTADYWVRHVRDTVRFARGIATLADRRVTRYLEIGPPSGLIGHITETAPAATTIALLRRDRPEPRSVQEALGALHTSGHTVDWTALYPRRPHGVALPTYPFEHRTYWQARPTTGDATGHGQRPIDHSLLSAALDEPGSGEVRLTGRISLATHPWLADHAILGQALLPGTAFVELALRAADEVGCATIRELTLHAPLPIPPDAAVRLHVLVRDIVAGERSLRISARRDDADDWTTHAEGTLTVTAPAVPQPDSAPWPPPGAAPVELGGAYDALAGLGYDYGPAFRGVRAAWRRGERSFAEVALPDAAATGASAHLVHPALLDAATHPSLLEGGDLVLPFVWTGVTLHAAHASELRATGVRQGPGRMSLRAVDPSGNPVLTVESLTGRPVAADQLNASARVRGALFTTVWQPVPAAEATGHHLSEWPATDGDVVTVQFASGGTEPLRGMRDRLAEALDVVRRWSADPGAPRLLVVTRGAVARPGEDIHDLAAAPVWGLVRSAQAEHPGRIMLADTDDTVDPARLAATGEPELIARDGQMWAPRLSVLPGTENTAARPLPAEPLRAGTVLITGGTGVLGALAARHLVEAHGARSLVLVGRRGESAPGAGELAAELTGMGARVRIVSCDVADRDALGRVLADIPGDRPLTGIIHAAGVFDTGIVAGLTADRLDTTLRSKADGAWHLHELTRDRDLALFVLFSSVGGLILAGGQGGYAAANVFLDALAAHRRAHGLAATSLAWGPWADARMGAEVSEQQARRIRRQGIAPLPTAAGLRLLDAALAADAPVVVPMAVDRATLRTRTGELPAQLRGLASAPPRAVAAAPDREAALRERLRPLTTARRRHELRELVRGVVAAVLSYRSSAEVPVQSTFQDLGFDSLSAMEFRERIRSETGLPLPVTLVFDHPTPEQLADHLVTELGLGHPETGDSGTAADVPLETDSGTTEFDSMDAGALVRHVLSGPRRTTGGE